One Rossellomorea aquimaris DNA window includes the following coding sequences:
- a CDS encoding dihydrolipoamide acetyltransferase family protein — protein sequence MGIENMKMPQLGESVTEGTISKWLVSPGDTVNKYDPIAEVQTDKVNAEVPSSFTGTIKDLIADEGDTLEVGEIICSIEVEGEGSAPVEETPIEAPKKEADQTPQTAPKTKAPSKDSGNKARYSPAVLKLSQEHDIDLNQVEGTGNGGRITRKDLKKVIESGNIPKAGEAPAPKAEDQVPQQAPVKEQAVQQPAKQSAPAANVPVVPGDIEIPVSGIRKAIASNMVRSKHEAPHAWTMMEVDVTNLVDYRNSLKTEFKQREGFNLTFFAFFVKAVAQALKEYPQINSMWAGDKIVQKKDINLSIAVATDDALYVPVIKNADEKTIKGIAREITELAGKVRSGKLTSQDMQGGTFTVNNTGSFGSVQSMGIINYPQAAILQVESIVKRPVVMNNGMIAVRDMVNLCMSLDHRVLDGLVCGRFLQRVKEILENTSKENTSVY from the coding sequence TTGGGTATTGAAAATATGAAAATGCCTCAGCTAGGGGAAAGTGTTACAGAAGGTACGATAAGTAAATGGTTGGTGTCTCCTGGTGATACCGTCAATAAATATGATCCGATTGCGGAAGTTCAAACGGATAAAGTAAATGCAGAGGTACCATCTTCCTTTACGGGTACCATTAAAGATTTAATTGCTGACGAAGGAGACACTCTTGAAGTCGGAGAAATCATTTGTTCGATTGAAGTAGAAGGTGAAGGTTCTGCACCTGTTGAAGAAACTCCGATAGAAGCGCCTAAGAAAGAAGCTGATCAAACACCTCAAACAGCACCTAAAACGAAGGCTCCAAGTAAAGATAGTGGGAATAAAGCAAGATATTCCCCTGCAGTATTAAAGCTATCTCAGGAGCATGATATTGATCTGAATCAAGTGGAAGGCACTGGAAACGGCGGCCGTATCACTCGTAAAGATCTAAAGAAGGTCATTGAGTCAGGTAATATTCCAAAAGCAGGAGAGGCTCCGGCACCTAAGGCTGAAGATCAGGTGCCTCAGCAAGCGCCTGTGAAAGAGCAAGCAGTTCAACAACCGGCCAAGCAATCCGCACCTGCAGCGAACGTTCCTGTTGTACCTGGTGATATCGAAATCCCGGTTTCTGGAATTCGAAAAGCCATCGCATCCAACATGGTTCGCAGCAAGCATGAAGCCCCTCACGCATGGACGATGATGGAAGTGGATGTTACAAACCTTGTTGATTACAGAAACTCACTAAAAACGGAATTCAAGCAGCGTGAAGGATTTAATCTGACATTCTTCGCATTCTTTGTGAAAGCTGTAGCGCAAGCCCTTAAAGAGTATCCGCAAATCAACTCTATGTGGGCAGGGGACAAGATTGTTCAGAAGAAAGACATCAATCTTTCCATTGCAGTGGCCACAGATGATGCACTCTATGTGCCTGTGATCAAAAATGCAGACGAAAAGACAATCAAAGGAATTGCAAGAGAAATTACTGAGCTTGCCGGAAAAGTCCGAAGCGGTAAATTAACTTCTCAAGATATGCAGGGAGGCACGTTCACGGTTAACAATACTGGGTCATTTGGTTCGGTACAATCGATGGGGATCATTAATTATCCTCAAGCCGCGATCCTTCAAGTGGAATCGATTGTGAAGCGTCCAGTTGTCATGAACAACGGAATGATTGCAGTTCGTGATATGGTGAACCTGTGTATGTCACTTGATCACCGTGTTCTTGACGGATTGGTATGCGGAAGGTTCTTGCAGCGGGTGAAAGAAATCTTAGAAAATACATCAAAAGAAAATACATCTGTATATTAA
- a CDS encoding S8 family serine peptidase encodes MTGRKRKARWLSIVLTLVMVVPLLFPFNAGAANTSQSALAKEKPSTSASESAKVSPQSKITSKLQDQFKKDKHVTYLVKFKEQLDTKAVAKKATEKAKKQKLSANSKKLLKRNMVVSELRATALESQAEVKEYLTKQKKSGSVKEIKDFYVVNGMAVTSTKEVMDKISTFAEVEKILPNETRQLIQPAKAEASAGVAEKQVQNSPASIEWNIDRVGAPAVWDMGIDGAGTVVASIDTGVQWNHPALQEKYRGYDPQNPDAPDHEFSWFDATAGQSAPYDDQGHGTHVTGTMVGAEPDGSNQIGVAPGAKWIAVKAFTANGGTDVDLLEAGEWILAPKDAEGNPHPEMAPDVVNNSWGGGAGLDEWYRDMVNAWRAAEIFPEFSAGNTTLFNPGGPGSIATPANYPESFATGATDINDNLGSFSLQGPSPYEEVKPEISAPGVNIRSSVPGSNYEGGWNGTSMAGPHVSAVAALLRQVDASLTVDEMEEILMSTAVPLTDGTFPETPNNGYGHGLVNAFDAVSSVMSGIGKVEGQVSKEGDDTEAPVISHEAPDEAFEGMNLPLQADASDNVSVTNVSLHYQNQDGAWESVEATRSSGDYKSGTYEAIIPGEALTGENVTYKWVAIDFGGNEAETEAYSVTLLPGITVGYEQDFETSPSGWDSYGPGNSWEWGVPVNGPGAATSGEKLYATSLDGTYDNSANMSLQMPPIDLPEGDSFLQFKQWHELERNYDYGHVFVSTDGEEWTQALRVNGNTDGWIDGEVDLSQYAGQRIYIAFNVTTDGSVVKQGWYIDDVKLSGESILPAEKMNLGLKSKDEKSSSVSKKPSVNPTKIKMAKQVSKETPVEGNVPGPVLLPLQAEVSVLETGRSVYTNPANGSYEMTHAAGEFTLQASTYGFQSETQSVTIEADQTSNANFTLEEIPQGNITGTVTNEISGEPVEGATVFLLEDAVVEPVETNENGEYELEAYEGEYTIKVVAPYYYSKEMTVTVEGGEVTNADISLEPFIGYPGEIGYDDGTAENARAFYDAGNGWAVKMSLEEGNETALVTGGLFRFWDTEWPVPGGTEFQVAVYDASGPDGTPGKKVAGPFDGTALRNGEWTHVDLSQHGIMVDGDFYMVYIQSAPNPNAPGLGTDEDGEYAARSWQFVGGAWSQAPEDEGNYMIRATVNYEVTAPVITSPNDGSFTNKDSVTVEGTSAPTTTVHLFNGDEEVATAETMEDGTFSADVSLHAGENSITAKAATEQGMTGPSEPVTITLDQVKPELVITSPKEGMKTNREAITVEGTIVDENLAWVKVNGEKASVSDGQFSHRLLLNEGENVIQVVAKDKAGNKKKQRVTVFAKFGDIAIENLLPAEDKELKKGESVKIEFDSEPGLDAAFVIQMPLTNAGAQVTNANELPMMETSEGHYVGYYTATSNVKAPGALIEVKISDDYGNVTTKRAEGKLYINTKK; translated from the coding sequence ATGACAGGTAGAAAGCGTAAGGCAAGATGGTTATCCATTGTACTCACCTTAGTAATGGTTGTCCCATTACTGTTTCCATTCAATGCAGGGGCAGCGAATACCTCACAATCAGCTCTGGCTAAAGAAAAACCATCCACTTCAGCAAGCGAAAGCGCAAAGGTAAGTCCACAATCAAAGATCACATCGAAACTACAAGATCAATTCAAGAAAGATAAGCACGTCACATACTTAGTGAAGTTCAAGGAGCAGCTTGATACAAAGGCTGTAGCTAAGAAGGCGACTGAAAAAGCGAAAAAGCAGAAGCTGTCTGCTAACAGCAAAAAACTACTGAAACGAAATATGGTCGTTTCCGAGCTTCGTGCCACGGCCCTTGAATCTCAGGCAGAAGTGAAAGAATACTTAACGAAACAGAAAAAGTCCGGTTCAGTAAAAGAAATAAAAGACTTCTATGTTGTAAACGGAATGGCCGTTACTTCCACAAAAGAGGTAATGGATAAAATTTCAACATTTGCTGAAGTTGAGAAAATCTTACCGAATGAAACGCGTCAGCTCATTCAACCGGCAAAAGCTGAAGCTTCAGCTGGCGTTGCAGAAAAACAAGTCCAAAACAGTCCTGCATCCATTGAATGGAATATCGACAGGGTTGGTGCACCAGCGGTTTGGGATATGGGAATCGATGGAGCAGGAACCGTTGTAGCATCGATTGATACAGGTGTTCAATGGAATCATCCGGCTTTACAGGAAAAGTACAGAGGATATGACCCTCAAAATCCTGATGCCCCTGATCATGAATTTAGCTGGTTTGATGCAACAGCCGGGCAAAGTGCCCCTTATGATGATCAAGGCCACGGTACGCATGTTACAGGAACAATGGTTGGTGCAGAACCTGACGGCAGCAATCAGATCGGCGTCGCTCCGGGAGCAAAGTGGATTGCTGTCAAAGCATTCACGGCTAATGGAGGAACTGATGTTGATTTGTTGGAAGCGGGAGAATGGATTCTTGCTCCTAAGGATGCTGAGGGCAACCCGCATCCGGAGATGGCTCCAGATGTTGTCAATAACTCTTGGGGTGGCGGTGCCGGTCTTGACGAGTGGTACCGGGATATGGTGAACGCCTGGAGAGCGGCAGAAATATTCCCTGAGTTTTCGGCAGGTAATACAACATTATTTAATCCTGGTGGCCCGGGTTCAATTGCTACTCCTGCAAATTACCCCGAGTCATTTGCAACGGGCGCCACTGATATTAATGACAACCTTGGCAGTTTCTCACTACAAGGTCCTTCTCCTTATGAGGAAGTTAAACCTGAAATTTCCGCACCGGGAGTGAATATACGATCTTCAGTACCAGGAAGTAACTATGAAGGTGGATGGAATGGTACTTCAATGGCAGGTCCTCACGTCTCTGCAGTTGCAGCATTGTTGAGACAAGTGGATGCAAGTTTGACGGTTGACGAAATGGAAGAAATCTTAATGTCAACGGCTGTTCCATTGACGGACGGTACCTTCCCTGAAACGCCTAATAATGGATACGGTCATGGATTGGTTAACGCATTCGATGCCGTTTCATCCGTAATGAGCGGAATTGGAAAAGTTGAAGGGCAAGTTTCAAAAGAAGGGGATGACACTGAAGCTCCTGTAATAAGTCATGAAGCCCCAGATGAAGCATTTGAAGGAATGAATTTGCCATTACAAGCGGACGCAAGTGATAATGTGAGCGTAACGAATGTTTCATTGCATTATCAAAATCAGGATGGTGCTTGGGAATCTGTTGAAGCAACAAGATCTTCAGGTGACTATAAATCAGGAACTTATGAGGCAATCATTCCTGGAGAAGCACTGACAGGAGAAAATGTTACTTATAAATGGGTGGCAATAGACTTTGGAGGAAATGAAGCAGAAACGGAAGCTTATTCTGTCACTCTTCTTCCGGGAATCACAGTTGGATATGAGCAGGACTTTGAGACTTCTCCAAGTGGCTGGGATTCTTATGGTCCAGGGAATAGCTGGGAGTGGGGTGTACCGGTCAATGGTCCAGGTGCCGCTACTTCAGGAGAGAAGTTATATGCAACAAGTCTGGATGGTACGTATGACAACAGTGCCAACATGTCGTTGCAAATGCCTCCGATCGATTTACCTGAAGGGGATAGCTTCTTACAATTCAAGCAGTGGCATGAGCTTGAAAGAAACTATGATTATGGTCATGTGTTTGTATCCACTGATGGTGAAGAGTGGACGCAGGCGCTTCGGGTCAATGGGAACACGGATGGCTGGATCGATGGAGAAGTGGATCTGAGTCAATATGCCGGTCAGCGCATCTACATCGCATTTAATGTTACAACTGATGGAAGTGTCGTGAAACAAGGCTGGTATATCGATGACGTTAAGCTAAGTGGAGAATCGATTCTTCCAGCTGAAAAGATGAACCTTGGATTGAAATCGAAGGATGAGAAGTCATCATCCGTTTCAAAGAAACCGAGTGTAAATCCGACTAAAATCAAAATGGCTAAACAAGTAAGCAAAGAAACTCCGGTAGAAGGAAACGTACCCGGTCCAGTTCTTCTTCCATTGCAAGCAGAAGTAAGTGTACTGGAAACTGGACGTTCGGTATATACAAACCCTGCCAATGGATCGTATGAAATGACCCATGCAGCCGGTGAGTTTACGCTACAAGCATCAACCTATGGTTTCCAATCAGAAACACAAAGTGTAACGATTGAAGCAGATCAAACATCTAACGCCAATTTTACACTTGAAGAAATTCCTCAAGGAAATATTACGGGAACAGTCACAAATGAAATTTCTGGAGAACCTGTTGAAGGAGCTACTGTCTTCTTGCTTGAAGATGCGGTTGTGGAGCCGGTAGAAACGAATGAAAATGGTGAGTATGAACTGGAGGCATATGAAGGTGAGTACACCATTAAAGTAGTTGCACCTTACTATTATAGTAAGGAAATGACTGTAACGGTCGAAGGTGGGGAAGTCACAAATGCCGATATTTCATTAGAGCCTTTCATCGGGTATCCTGGTGAAATTGGTTACGATGATGGAACAGCTGAAAACGCCCGTGCATTCTATGATGCAGGTAATGGCTGGGCTGTGAAAATGTCTCTTGAAGAAGGCAATGAAACAGCATTGGTTACAGGTGGGTTATTCCGCTTCTGGGATACAGAATGGCCAGTACCAGGTGGAACAGAATTCCAAGTTGCCGTTTATGATGCATCTGGTCCTGATGGGACGCCAGGTAAGAAAGTAGCCGGTCCGTTTGATGGAACTGCTTTACGTAACGGGGAATGGACACATGTAGATTTAAGCCAGCATGGCATCATGGTAGACGGTGATTTCTACATGGTTTATATTCAATCAGCTCCAAATCCGAATGCACCTGGACTTGGAACAGATGAAGATGGCGAATATGCCGCAAGAAGCTGGCAATTCGTTGGAGGTGCATGGTCACAAGCACCAGAAGATGAAGGGAACTATATGATTCGTGCAACAGTGAATTATGAAGTCACTGCACCAGTCATCACATCACCGAATGATGGATCATTTACAAATAAGGATTCGGTTACCGTTGAAGGGACTTCTGCACCGACCACAACGGTTCACCTCTTTAATGGTGACGAAGAAGTGGCAACAGCAGAAACGATGGAAGATGGTACCTTTTCTGCAGATGTTTCATTACATGCTGGAGAGAATTCGATTACAGCCAAAGCAGCAACCGAGCAAGGGATGACAGGACCATCTGAGCCTGTAACCATCACTCTTGATCAAGTGAAGCCTGAGCTTGTCATCACATCTCCGAAAGAAGGCATGAAAACGAATCGTGAAGCCATCACCGTAGAAGGAACGATTGTCGATGAAAACCTCGCTTGGGTAAAAGTAAACGGCGAGAAAGCTTCTGTAAGTGATGGACAGTTCAGTCATAGACTGCTTCTGAATGAAGGAGAAAATGTCATCCAGGTAGTAGCGAAAGATAAAGCTGGAAACAAAAAGAAACAAAGAGTAACAGTTTTTGCTAAATTTGGTGACATCGCTATTGAAAATCTTCTTCCTGCTGAAGATAAAGAGCTGAAGAAGGGTGAATCGGTTAAAATCGAATTTGACAGTGAGCCTGGTTTAGATGCCGCATTTGTCATCCAAATGCCACTGACAAATGCAGGAGCCCAAGTAACAAACGCAAATGAGCTTCCAATGATGGAAACATCAGAAGGTCACTACGTCGGTTATTATACAGCCACTTCAAATGTAAAAGCACCTGGAGCACTTATTGAAGTGAAGATTTCCGATGATTATGGAAATGTCACAACGAAACGTGCAGAAGGTAAATTGTATATCAATACCAAGAAATAA
- a CDS encoding methylmalonyl-CoA mutase family protein — translation MKLNDMKDQSFSRGTLTEWQEAAEKALKGKGIRSLHTKTYENIELKPLYTKGDLPGVDRVKAYIPNVEGKLERAPKWFIAQPIKRGSWEELTSAMKDALSRGQNCVSFEVGDLDIIEGFDQFIKEVVKLENPVFTIEKKTAFSIQRMMDIPELKEIKGVMGFDPINENREHEFEDWLEVVKEVDEHLPNLKTIIINSALYHNSGASATQELAYGLSEGIAYIETLQEKGWTIEKIAGKMHFHFSVGSHFFMEIAKIRAFKKLWQEVLSSYGLSEQAIAHSVSCSAETSQLNKSTLDPYVNMLRGGGEAFSAVLAGVDYLLVAPFNEVSDEVNAFSERIARNTQLILGEEAHLDKVVDPGGGSYFVEWLSEEVGKLAWKEFQDVDGDGGILACLKNGSIHEKINRVRESRIHDLATRKNSMIGTNIYANLEEPFQASSNVGERLSLPFERLRERAHKLARQPVAGLIGLGKLKTHKPRVDFVKGYLATGGIHANPSKECFSKEDVLQYVEETRYPYYVVCGTEEEYQDKLPMLIESIHHIDSTIVIDIAGKIRDEHERVRFGLNGSIYNKQNILKKVDELLTIWEEGTDNDKA, via the coding sequence ATGAAGCTTAATGATATGAAAGATCAATCATTCAGTCGAGGAACACTTACAGAATGGCAAGAAGCAGCTGAAAAAGCATTAAAGGGAAAAGGGATTCGTTCCTTACATACAAAAACCTATGAAAATATTGAACTTAAACCGTTATACACGAAGGGTGATTTACCTGGAGTAGATAGGGTGAAAGCTTATATCCCTAATGTCGAAGGGAAGTTGGAGCGGGCTCCGAAATGGTTCATCGCTCAACCGATCAAAAGGGGATCTTGGGAAGAGCTCACTTCTGCAATGAAGGATGCATTATCCCGGGGACAGAACTGTGTTTCATTTGAAGTAGGTGACCTAGACATAATAGAAGGCTTTGATCAATTTATAAAAGAAGTCGTTAAGTTAGAGAACCCTGTCTTTACCATTGAAAAAAAGACAGCTTTCTCTATTCAGCGAATGATGGATATTCCTGAACTGAAGGAAATTAAAGGTGTGATGGGCTTTGATCCGATAAATGAAAATCGGGAGCATGAGTTTGAAGATTGGTTGGAGGTTGTAAAAGAAGTAGATGAGCATTTGCCTAATCTGAAGACCATAATCATTAATTCTGCCCTCTACCATAATAGTGGAGCCAGTGCCACGCAGGAATTGGCATACGGCCTGAGTGAAGGAATCGCATATATTGAAACACTTCAAGAAAAAGGATGGACCATTGAAAAAATCGCTGGGAAGATGCATTTTCACTTTTCAGTAGGCAGCCATTTCTTTATGGAAATAGCCAAAATCAGAGCCTTTAAGAAATTGTGGCAAGAGGTATTATCCTCTTATGGACTTTCAGAACAAGCGATCGCTCATTCGGTCAGCTGCAGTGCGGAAACGTCTCAATTGAATAAATCTACACTTGATCCGTATGTCAATATGCTTCGCGGTGGTGGAGAAGCGTTCTCTGCGGTTCTTGCAGGAGTCGATTATCTTCTTGTTGCACCGTTCAATGAGGTGAGTGATGAAGTGAACGCATTTTCTGAGAGAATTGCCCGGAATACCCAACTGATCCTCGGTGAAGAGGCTCATTTGGATAAAGTGGTGGACCCTGGAGGCGGTTCTTATTTTGTGGAATGGTTATCAGAAGAGGTAGGGAAGCTAGCATGGAAGGAATTTCAGGACGTCGATGGGGATGGGGGAATTCTTGCCTGTCTGAAAAATGGTTCCATTCATGAAAAAATAAATAGAGTGAGAGAGTCACGTATCCATGATTTAGCCACAAGAAAGAACTCGATGATCGGGACGAATATTTATGCGAACCTTGAGGAGCCATTTCAAGCATCATCAAATGTGGGTGAGCGTTTGTCACTTCCTTTTGAAAGATTAAGAGAAAGGGCACATAAGCTGGCAAGGCAACCAGTGGCAGGTTTAATAGGATTAGGGAAGTTGAAGACCCATAAGCCCCGGGTTGATTTTGTGAAAGGATATTTAGCAACGGGGGGCATTCATGCGAATCCAAGCAAAGAGTGCTTCTCTAAGGAAGATGTACTTCAATATGTTGAAGAAACCCGTTATCCATACTATGTGGTTTGTGGAACAGAGGAAGAATATCAAGACAAACTGCCTATGCTGATTGAATCCATTCATCATATTGACTCGACCATTGTGATTGACATAGCAGGGAAAATACGTGATGAGCATGAGCGGGTTCGTTTCGGACTGAATGGATCCATTTACAACAAGCAAAACATACTGAAAAAAGTGGATGAGCTATTAACCATCTGGGAGGAGGGAACTGACAATGACAAAGCCTGA